Proteins encoded by one window of Electrophorus electricus isolate fEleEle1 chromosome 17, fEleEle1.pri, whole genome shotgun sequence:
- the ewsr1a gene encoding EWS RNA-binding protein 1a isoform X2: MASAADYNSYGQAGGQQGYGSYAAQTSQTYGQGAQQSYGQQQGYGSYTQPAESAYSQTGSSSGGYSQQTYGSSYGQQPPAGGGYNAAPAASQGYSQPVQGYGAGGYDTSTATAATSSAGSQASYSSQAGYGAQPAYPGYGQQPASSAPPSYSASSQPPSGYEQNSYSQPPQQGSYSQQQGGYQSQQGGYGQQSSYSQQSGYQQQAPPQQQQAPPSSYAPPTASYGQPPASQYGQQTSSGYGQSDYKPPSQYGSYRQDHQNGMGGGGYSGPDSAVYGGSAEGRGLGGGESRGRGRGGFDRGMMRGGGGSGMRGGMNRGGMGIAGDRGGFIKPGGPDPDMGRPEEQDDSENSTIYITGLTENATLDEVAAFFKHSGIIKINKRTGLPAVNIYTDKETGKPKGDATLSYEDPPAAKAAVEWFDGKDFQGKKLKVSMARRKPTMGMMRGGMPMRGDRGGMMTRGGMMGRGGMGRGGERGVFGPRGGPRGMGRGGPSGGNMQQRAGDWQCPNAGCGNQNFAWRMECNQCKAPKPEGFGPPPFPPGGDRGRGGPGGMRGGRGMDRGGPGGPGGPGGFRGGRGGDRGAGFRGGRGMDRGGFGGRGRGGPPMDDMGRRGRGMAPPGKMMDMKGEHRQERRDRPY, encoded by the exons ATGGCGTCCGCAGCAG ATTACAACAGTTATGGACAGGCTGGAGGCCAGCAGGG GTATGGCTCCTACGCTGCCCAGACCTCACAGACCTATGGGCAAGGTGCCCAG caGTCCTACGGTCAGCAGCAGGGCTATGGCTCATACACCCAGCCTGCTGAGTCAGCCTATTCTCAGACAGGCAGCTCATCTGGGGGATACAGTCAGCAAACCTACGGGTCCTCATATGGGCAACAGCCCCCAGCCGGCG GAGGCTACAATGCGGCACCGGCAGCGTCTCAGGGCTACAGCCAACCCGTGCAGGGTTACGGGGCTGGGGGCTATGACACGTCCACAGCCACCGCTGCCACCTCCTCCGCGGGCAGCCAGGCATCGTACAGCAGCCAAGCAGGTTACGGAGCTCAGCCCGCTTATCCTGGATATGGACAACAGCCTGCGTCTTCTGCTCCTCCAAG TTACAGCGCCAGTAGTCAGCCCCCTTCTGGCTATGAGCAGAACTCCTATTCCCAGCCTCCCCAACAGGGGTCTTACTCACAGCAGCAGGGTGGCTACCAGAGCCAGCAGGGGGGCTATGGACAGCAGAGTTCCTACAGCCAGCAGAGTGGATACCAGCAACAGGCCCCACCCCAACAACAGCAGGCCCCGCCCTCCAGTTATGCCCCTCCCACTGCTTCTTACGGACAGCCTCCTGCCAGTCAGTACGGCCAACAGACCAGCAGTGGATATGGCCAGAGTGACTACAAACCACCCAGTCAGTATG GTAGCTACAGGCAAGACCACCAGAACGGCATGGGTGGGGGAGGCTACTCGGGCCCGGATTCTGCTGTCTACGGGGGCTCTGCAGAGGGTCGTGGCTTGGGAGGGGGGGAGAGCCGTGGGCGTGGCCGAGGGGGGTTTGACCGGGGCATGatgcgaggaggaggaggcagtggAATGCGTGGGGGCATGAATCGTGGAGGCATGGG CATCGCTGGAGACAGAGGTGGCTTCATTAAGCCTGGTG GACCAGATCCAGACATGG gccgCCCAGAGGAGCAGGATGACTCTGAGAACAGTACCATTTACATCACCGGCCTGACGGAGAACGCCACGCTGGACGAAGTGGCTGCGTTCTTCAAACACAGCGGCATTATcaag ATAAACAAGCGGACTGGCCTCCCGGCGGTAAACATCTATACAGACAAGGAGACGGGCAAACCAAAGGGTGACGCTACTCTGTCTTACGAGGACCCCCCGGCAGCCAAGGCTGCGGTGGAGTGGTTCGATG GTAAAGATTTCCAGGGGAAGAAGCTGAAGGTTTCCATGGCCCGTCGGAAGCCCACGATGGGGATGATGCGTGGGGGCATGCCGATGAGGGGTGACCGCGGGGGCATGATGACCCGAGGAG GGATGATGGGTCGTGGAGGTATGGGCAGAGGTGGTGAGCGCGGCGTGTTCGGACCCCGTGGAGGCCCGCGGGGTATGGGCCGTGGAGGACCGTCTGGAGGGAACATGCAGCAGCGCGCAGGAGACTGGCAGTGCCCCAACGC CGGCTGTGGGAACCAGAACTTTGCCTGGCGGATGGAGTGTAACCAGTGCAAGGCCCCCAAACCCGAGGGCTTTGGACCACCCCCTTTCCCTCCAG GTGGCGATCGCGGTCGTGGGGGGCCAGGTGGGATGCGTGGAGGACGCGGTATGGACCGGGGAGGCCCCGGCGGGCCAGGGGGGCCTGGTGGCTTCCGGGGGGGCAGAGGTGGTGACCGTGGTGCTGGCTTCCGAGGTGGCCGTGGCATGGACAGAGGCGGATTTGGTGGGAGGGGCCGAGGCGGCCCTCCCATGGATGACATGGGAAGGAGGGGGCGGGGAATGGCACCACCTGGCAAGATGATGGACATGAA ggGAGAACATCGTCAGGAGAGGAGGGACAGACCATACTGA
- the ewsr1a gene encoding EWS RNA-binding protein 1a isoform X1, translating to MASAADYNSYGQAGGQQGYGSYAAQTSQTYGQGAQQSYGQQQGYGSYTQPAESAYSQTGSSSGGYSQQTYGSSYGQQPPAGGGYNAAPAASQGYSQPVQGYGAGGYDTSTATAATSSAGSQASYSSQAGYGAQPAYPGYGQQPASSAPPSYSASSQPPSGYEQNSYSQPPQQGSYSQQQGGYQSQQGGYGQQSSYSQQSGYQQQAPPQQQQAPPSSYAPPTASYGQPPASQYGQQTSSGYGQSDYKPPSQYGSYRQDHQNGMGGGGYSGPDSAVYGGSAEGRGLGGGESRGRGRGGFDRGMMRGGGGSGMRGGMNRGGMGGCLRESGLHISAYSPSIAGDRGGFIKPGGPDPDMGRPEEQDDSENSTIYITGLTENATLDEVAAFFKHSGIIKINKRTGLPAVNIYTDKETGKPKGDATLSYEDPPAAKAAVEWFDGKDFQGKKLKVSMARRKPTMGMMRGGMPMRGDRGGMMTRGGMMGRGGMGRGGERGVFGPRGGPRGMGRGGPSGGNMQQRAGDWQCPNAGCGNQNFAWRMECNQCKAPKPEGFGPPPFPPGGDRGRGGPGGMRGGRGMDRGGPGGPGGPGGFRGGRGGDRGAGFRGGRGMDRGGFGGRGRGGPPMDDMGRRGRGMAPPGKMMDMKGEHRQERRDRPY from the exons ATGGCGTCCGCAGCAG ATTACAACAGTTATGGACAGGCTGGAGGCCAGCAGGG GTATGGCTCCTACGCTGCCCAGACCTCACAGACCTATGGGCAAGGTGCCCAG caGTCCTACGGTCAGCAGCAGGGCTATGGCTCATACACCCAGCCTGCTGAGTCAGCCTATTCTCAGACAGGCAGCTCATCTGGGGGATACAGTCAGCAAACCTACGGGTCCTCATATGGGCAACAGCCCCCAGCCGGCG GAGGCTACAATGCGGCACCGGCAGCGTCTCAGGGCTACAGCCAACCCGTGCAGGGTTACGGGGCTGGGGGCTATGACACGTCCACAGCCACCGCTGCCACCTCCTCCGCGGGCAGCCAGGCATCGTACAGCAGCCAAGCAGGTTACGGAGCTCAGCCCGCTTATCCTGGATATGGACAACAGCCTGCGTCTTCTGCTCCTCCAAG TTACAGCGCCAGTAGTCAGCCCCCTTCTGGCTATGAGCAGAACTCCTATTCCCAGCCTCCCCAACAGGGGTCTTACTCACAGCAGCAGGGTGGCTACCAGAGCCAGCAGGGGGGCTATGGACAGCAGAGTTCCTACAGCCAGCAGAGTGGATACCAGCAACAGGCCCCACCCCAACAACAGCAGGCCCCGCCCTCCAGTTATGCCCCTCCCACTGCTTCTTACGGACAGCCTCCTGCCAGTCAGTACGGCCAACAGACCAGCAGTGGATATGGCCAGAGTGACTACAAACCACCCAGTCAGTATG GTAGCTACAGGCAAGACCACCAGAACGGCATGGGTGGGGGAGGCTACTCGGGCCCGGATTCTGCTGTCTACGGGGGCTCTGCAGAGGGTCGTGGCTTGGGAGGGGGGGAGAGCCGTGGGCGTGGCCGAGGGGGGTTTGACCGGGGCATGatgcgaggaggaggaggcagtggAATGCGTGGGGGCATGAATCGTGGAGGCATGGG TGGCTGTTTAAGGGAAAGTGGCCTTCATATCTCCGCCTATTCCCCCAGCATCGCTGGAGACAGAGGTGGCTTCATTAAGCCTGGTG GACCAGATCCAGACATGG gccgCCCAGAGGAGCAGGATGACTCTGAGAACAGTACCATTTACATCACCGGCCTGACGGAGAACGCCACGCTGGACGAAGTGGCTGCGTTCTTCAAACACAGCGGCATTATcaag ATAAACAAGCGGACTGGCCTCCCGGCGGTAAACATCTATACAGACAAGGAGACGGGCAAACCAAAGGGTGACGCTACTCTGTCTTACGAGGACCCCCCGGCAGCCAAGGCTGCGGTGGAGTGGTTCGATG GTAAAGATTTCCAGGGGAAGAAGCTGAAGGTTTCCATGGCCCGTCGGAAGCCCACGATGGGGATGATGCGTGGGGGCATGCCGATGAGGGGTGACCGCGGGGGCATGATGACCCGAGGAG GGATGATGGGTCGTGGAGGTATGGGCAGAGGTGGTGAGCGCGGCGTGTTCGGACCCCGTGGAGGCCCGCGGGGTATGGGCCGTGGAGGACCGTCTGGAGGGAACATGCAGCAGCGCGCAGGAGACTGGCAGTGCCCCAACGC CGGCTGTGGGAACCAGAACTTTGCCTGGCGGATGGAGTGTAACCAGTGCAAGGCCCCCAAACCCGAGGGCTTTGGACCACCCCCTTTCCCTCCAG GTGGCGATCGCGGTCGTGGGGGGCCAGGTGGGATGCGTGGAGGACGCGGTATGGACCGGGGAGGCCCCGGCGGGCCAGGGGGGCCTGGTGGCTTCCGGGGGGGCAGAGGTGGTGACCGTGGTGCTGGCTTCCGAGGTGGCCGTGGCATGGACAGAGGCGGATTTGGTGGGAGGGGCCGAGGCGGCCCTCCCATGGATGACATGGGAAGGAGGGGGCGGGGAATGGCACCACCTGGCAAGATGATGGACATGAA ggGAGAACATCGTCAGGAGAGGAGGGACAGACCATACTGA